Proteins encoded together in one Benincasa hispida cultivar B227 chromosome 1, ASM972705v1, whole genome shotgun sequence window:
- the LOC120078220 gene encoding uncharacterized protein LOC120078220, whose translation MLEPEFCASNIQSPFREESGDEELSVLPRHTKVIVTGNNRTKSVLLGLQGVVKKAVGLGGWHWLVLKNGVEVKLQRNALSVLEHPTGNENDEHDLDNSSCSSDIGEKDNDFSSNIVFHKLNKPKVRQIRPWAPSSSAKSTGRGSYGEIQSIHMPK comes from the exons ATGCTGGAACCAGAGTTTTGTGCTTCCAATATACAGTCTCCTTTCCGTGAGGAGAGTGGGGATGAAGAGCTTTCAGTTCTTCCAAGGCACACTAAAGTTATTGTCACTGGAAATAACAGAACGAAGTCTGTTTTATTGGGATTGCAAGGCGTGGTTAAGAAGGCTGTTGGCCTTGGAGGTTGGCATTGGCTG GTTTTGAAAAATGGGGTTGAAGTGAAGCTGCAAAGGAATGCATTGAGTGTGCTGGAACATCCCACAGGAAACGAAAATGATGAACATGATTTGGACAACTCAAGTTGTAGCTCCGACATCGGGGAGAAGGACAATGATTTCT CTAGCAACATTGTTTTCCACAAACTTAACAAACCAAAAGTAAGGCAGATTAGACCATGGGCTCCATCTTCATCAGCAAAGTCGACTGGTCGGGGCAGCTATGGAGAAATTCAGTCTATTCACATGCCAAAG